A stretch of DNA from Arthrobacter globiformis:
TGATCAGCTCCAAGCTGGAGGAGTGACGTGAGGGCCCACGTGAGCGACCTCGAGGTGTCCGTGGTGGTTCCTGCGCGGAATGCAGCCCGTTGGCTGGGCGAATGCCTGGAATCCATCCGAGCCGAAAAACCGCGGGAGATCATCGTGGTGGACGGCTGCTCCACGGACAACACGGTCGAGATCGCACGGTCCATGGGCGCCCGCGTCATCTCGGACGAAGGCCGCGGGCTGCCGGCAGCGCGGATGCTCGGCGTCAAGAACGCCCGCTCCGACCTCGTTGCCCTGATCGATGCCGACGTCGTCCTGCCGCCGGGCGCCCTGGGCGGGCTCCTGGATGAATTTAAGGCCTGCGGCTACGACGGTCTGCAGTTCGGCCTGGTCAGCGAAGCGGACGGCCCCGGGTACTGGGGCGCGGCCCTGGCCTGGCACCACATCAACAGCCGGGTCCGTTCCTGGTTCGGCGTGTGCGCCACCCTCATGTGCCGAAATGTCCTGCTGTCCGTGGCGTTCGATGACACCTTCCGCTCGGGTGAGGACATCGAGCTCAGGATCAGGCTCGAAGAGGCCGGCTACCGGCTTGGCGTTTCCAGCACCACCGCGGTGCGGCACCGGTTCATGGACTCGTTCGACGCCGCCCGGGACCAGTGGCTCCAGGACGGCGCCGGGCTGGCCCGCACCGTCCGCAAGCACCCCGGCCGCGCCGGATGGCTGGTGCTGCTGCCGCTGCTGGCGACCATCCGCGGCGTCGGCTTGTCGCTGCTGCATGCGCCCCGGTTCCTGGCGTACTGGGCCTGCTTCCTCGTATACAACTACAGGTCGATGTTCGGCGAGCTTATGCGGCCGTCCGGCGCCGGACTGTCCGTGGGCGGGAACGCGGCCTGGCTGACCGCCGCCCGGGTGGCCCCGATGGCCACCGGTTTCCTATTCTGGGCGCTGGCGGCGATCATGCTGCCGCCAGCGCAGCTCGGCATGGGTTCCGCCGTGGTGGCCGCAGCGCTCCTGACCGTGCAGCTGGGGATGTTGGGAGTGGGGCCGGCCACTCTGACCCTGCTCCCCGAACAGTCCGACGGCGGCCGCCGGCTGGTTGCCAGCAGCCTCCTCACCGTCGGGGTTTCCACCGTGATTTTGTCCGGTGCCGTGGCAGGGGTGACCTACGCGCTGGGGTCCGGTGTGGGCCTGGCCTGGAACGATCCCGTCCTGACCGGGTTGTTCGCCGCTACGGCCGTGTTTGCCGCGGCCGCGTACCAGCTGGACCATGTGGGCGTGGCACAGGAACGCTCCGACCGCACCCTGGTTAGGAGCCTTGCCCAGAGCGTGGTGCAGCTGGCTGTGCTGGCCCTTGCCCTCGCCGGCGGAATCCGGGAAGTGGCAGTGGTGGTCGGGGCGGTGGCCGCCGGAGCCCTGGCCAGTGTGGTCCTCGGGCTCCGCCAGCTCCAGCGCGCCAAGGTGTCACCCGACTGGAAGCACGGGTTCCGCGTCGGACCGGCCCTGCGGCTGCTGAAGCCCGGCCTGCCGAACCATGCGCTGATGCTCGCCGACCGCGCCCCCGGCTACCTCCTGCCGTTGATCGTGGCCGCCGTCCTCGGCCCGGCCGCCACGGCATCCTGGTACATGGTGTGGATGATGGCGTCAGCGATCTTCTTTGTGCCCCAGTCCGCCGGGTTCTCGCTGCAGACCGCACTGGCCGGCGACAGGTCACGTCCCGGGCTGGTCTCGTCGGCGCTCAAGGCCAGCCTCGGCTTCACGCTGGCCGCCGCTGTGATGTTGCTGGCCGCCGGCCCCTTCCTTCTTCGCTTCCTTGGCCCGGAATATGCCGCCGCCGCCATCCTGCTTCCCGTCCTGGTGCCGGCCCTGCTGCTGGGCTGCGTCACCCAGGTCTACTTCGGCCTGTGCCGTGCCCGGGGCCGGCTCGCCGAAGCTACGTCGGTGGCGGTGTCCGCAGCCGTCCTCATCGTGGTCCCGGCCGCCTTCGCCGCCCAACAGTTCGGCCTCACCGGCGTCTCGGCCCTCTGGTCCGCCGCTCAGGCCGCCGCAGCCCTGGTGGCCGTCTGGCGCCTCAGGATGCTGACCACCGCAATGCCCGCCGCTGGACCGGTCCAGGTTGCATCAGCGGTCCTTAACCAGCCGACCGAATTCGAGAAGCCATGACACCTGAACCCACCTCCACCGCACCGGCAGCGCCACCGGCCCCTCCGACGCCGGCGCCGCCCTCGCATGCCCCGCACCGGCACGCCGAGCCAAAGCGCGGCGAAACGCAGCACGGCAGCGGCCACCACGACGCTAAGCACGGTGACACTAAACACGGTGACACCAAGCACGGCGGGCACGCCGAAATCAAGCACAGCGGTGCCAGGCGCGGCGGGGCTGAACCGCCCGCCGTCGTCCGTCATGGCCCCACGCCGCCGTGGAAACTGGTGGCACTGGCTGCTTTGGCAGCCGCTGCCCTGGCCCTCGGAATCTGGAGCCTGCTGAGTGTGGATACGGCGCGGATTGGCGGGACGGGGCTCGTGGAGGCGGTGCCGCCGGCCTTCTTCGTAGCCATCTTCCTCAGCCTGACCGGGTTCGTGGCAACGCTTAACCTGCGCCGACACACCCCGGTGCTGCTGGCCACCCAGGTGCTTGTCCTCGTGGTGATCCTGCACGCCGCCGACCCCATCGTCCACGGCCTGCCCCGGCTGACGGCCAGTTACCGGCACCTTGGCGTCGCCGACTACATTGCCAGCTCCGGGCAGCTGGACACGAGCCTCGACGCCTACTTCAACTGGCCCGGATTCTTTTCTCTTCTGGGGCTGCTGTCCGGTGCCACCGGCGTCGGGGACCTGATGGGGATCGCCACGTGGGCACCCCTTGGAATGAACCTGCTGCTGCTGGCGCCGCTCCTGGCCCTGGCCAGGCGGCTTACCTCCCACCCCCGGCAGGCATGGGCCGGCGTGTGGCTCTTCTACCTGGCCAGCTGGGTGGGGCAGGACTACCTCGCGCCGCAGGCCTACGCCTTCCTGCTCCTGGTCACACTGGTCGCATGCCTCCTGAGCGCCTTCAGCGGCTGGGCCTGGCCGACCGGCAGCAACCGCTTCACGCGGTTCCTGGCCCATCATGTGACCCGGCTTGATCCGACTGTCCCACACCAGGGCATGTCCAGCCCGCCGCCGGCGGACACCGCAATCCTGCTGGTCATCAGCGCCGGCCTCCTCGTGGCCATGACGGCCTCGCACCAGCTCACACCCTTCGCGGCCATCCCGATCCTCGCCGTGTTCCTCCTGAGCGGCCGGCTCCGGATGCCGTCCCTGCCGATTCTTGCAGCGGTGCTGTCGTCCGGGTGGCTCGTGTTTGTGGCGAGCGACTTCTTTGACGGCCACCTGGCCCAGCTGTTCGGATCGTTCGGCGACGTCGAGGGCCACACCCTGGGGGTCGTGACGCAGAGGGTTGGCGGCAGCGACCCCCACGTGCTGGTGGTTTACACCCGGCTGGCCGAAGTGGCCCTGGTTTGGCTACTGGCCGCACTCGGGGCCTTCATGGCGCACCGGCGCCGCACAGCCTGGCTCACCGCGGCGCTCGGGGCACTTGCTCCACTCACCCTCATTCCCGGCCAGCCTTACGGCGGCGAACTGCTGCTCCGCCTGTACCTGTTCAGCCTGCCGTTCGCCGCCTGCCTCGCCGTACTGACGCTCCTGCCGGACCGTCCCGGCGGTCCCGGCTGGCGCCGGGCGTTTGCGCTGCTGGTGATGGGAGCCGTCCTTGCATCCACCACCGTGGTCAGCCGGTACGGCAACGACAGCATGGAAAAGTTCACGCCGGACGAAATCTCACTGGTCAACCAGCTCTACGCGACGGCGCCGGCGGGATCGGTCCTCATTGAGGTGGTGCACGACACTCCGTGGAAGTTCCAGAAGTACGCTGACTACGACTACCGCGCCCTGCTTCTGGCCGAGCCGAGGCCTGGCGCGGGACCGCTGTCCTGCGATCCGGCCAACAGGATCGCCGAGCAGTCAGGTGCCTACCTGATCGTCACCACCAGCCAGAAGCGGGCCGCGGACCTGCTCGAAACAACACCCCCCGGGGACATTGACCGCTTCATCGCCACCTGCGGCAGTTCGCCGGGCTGGTCGAAGCTGTTTGAGAACACCGGTGGCGTGGTCTTCCACATTCAAGGAGCAGGCAATGGCAATTGATCGTAAACACATCGCTTGGGTGGTGGCCGCCGTCGCCGTCGCCGCTGTGCCGCTGTCGTTTTTCGGTCCGGAGGGACTGCGGATGGTGGTCATCGGCCTCCTGATGCTCGCCGGACCGGGAACGGCGCTGGTGCTCTACATTCGGCTCGGCTCCGCCGGCACCGACGCCGACGGTGCCGACGGTGCTGGCGCCCACCGCTCGGCCGTGCAGAGCACCCTTCCGCTGGCCATCTCAATCGCCGTGGCATCAAGCCTGGCCCTGTCCACGATCGTGGCCACGGCCATGGTCTTTGCCCGGATGTGGTCCCCGCCGGTGGCAGTGCTGATGCTGTCGCTCATCACCCTCCTCCTGCTGGCCCTCGGAGCCAAGAGGTTCCCGGTCTCTGCGGCGGGTGCATCATGATCATCTTTTTGGCTGGTCTTGCCACCGTCGTGGCGGTGGTCACGTGTGATGCCTTGCGCATTGTTCGGCCGGATGCCCCCCTGCCGAAAGCCGCGGTGTACGCCGCAGCGGCTCTCCTTTCCCTAATCTGCGTTTCGCTTCTGACCAGGCTGATCCAACTGCTTTGACGGCGTTTCGCTCCTGGCCGGCCTGCCCGGCTGCTGGACCGGGACCGGCACGCGGTGCCGGTGCACCCCCGAACCGAACATGATAGTGAGGACTACCAAATGAGCAAGCTGAAAAAACTAGGTACTCTGGGCACCATCGGCGTCCTGGTGACGGGCGGGCTGATCCTCGGCTCGTCACCTGCCAATGCGGTGACCTGCACCAATTCCAAGACGCTGCCAACAAACTCCCTGACCGGCACCACGGTAACGGCCACGAGCTTCGAGGCAGCTTCCTTCTCCCCGTTCGTCGCCACCACGGCGGGCACCGGAACGGCAACCGTCAGCACGTCGCAGCGTGTGTCCGGTACCTGTTCCGCGAAGCTGCACGTGACCTCGGACTCCGGTTCGCTGGCCAAGCTGTCCCTCTCCCTGGGCTCCGCCGTTAAGAAGGCCAACGCCGACGGCTGGTTCAATATCACCAGGGCGGGACTCACGGGCAACGACGTCCCCTACCTGCGGTTCTTCACGAACGGCACGCGGATCGCGGACATCTACCGGTACAACAGCAACGGCCAGCTGTGGCTGCGCATCACGGCGCCCAACGGCACGTTCTCCTACACCAAGCTGAAGTCCTCCACCATCCCGCTGAGCACCTGGCACCGGGCCCAGATGGAGGTCACGGCCAACGGCAGCGCCTCCACCGTCAAGGTGTGGTTTGACGGAGCACTGGAGTTCTCCAGCAGCGCCGTGAACCTCGGCGTCTCAAGCCTCACGCACGTGCAGCTTGGAGCGGAGCACTCCCGCCAGATGGGCGACGAATACATCGACAACGTCATCGTCAAGAAGACGTCCTAGCTGCAGCGGGCACGTTTACGGCACGGCAGGCGGTGGCCGGTAGTACGCCTGCCGTGCCGTTCTGTGCTCTGCGGAGCGGGCGCGTGCTGCGCGGGCGCGGACTAGACTCTCCCCCATGGCCGTCTACCTCGATCCGCCGCTCTGGCCTGCCCACGAAACACTGTTTTCGCACCTGATTTCGGACACTTCCCTGGCGGAACTGCACGCCTTCGCCGCCGCCGCGGGCATCCCGGAGCGGGCATTCGACGGCGACCACTACGACGTTCCGCAGCGCCGCTATGACGATCTGGTGGCCGCCGGTGCCATCCCGGTGGAGGCCCGGGTCCTGGTCCGTAAACTCATCGCCAGCGGGCTCAGGATCCCGGCCCGCAGCCGAACCAAGTCCCTCAAGACTCCGCTGCTCAACCGTTGGAACATGGTGATGCCAGGCCATGACGCCCTGTTCCTGGACCTGCTGGACCGCTGGAGCGAGAGCCACCGCAGGTACCACGGCTGCACCCACCTGCTCGCCGTGCTCGAAGCCCTGGACCTGCTCACCGCACCCGCCCGGCCGCCGCGCACCGTGCTGCTGGCGGCCTGGTTCCACGACGCCGTCTACCGGGGAGTCGCCGGCGAGGACGAGGAGGAATCCGCCCGGCTCGCCGAGCTCAGGCTTGGCCAGGCCGGCCTCCCGCAGGCCGACGTGGACGAAGTGGCGCGGCTGGTCCGGCTCACCTCGGATCACCGGCCGGAGGCAGGGGACGACGACGGCGCACTCCTCTGCGACGCCGACCTGTCAGTTCTGGGCGGAGAACCGGAGCCGTACGCCCGGTATGTGGCTGCGGTTCGGGAAGATTATGCGCACATCGGCGACGCCGATTTCGCGGCCGGAAGGGCCGCCGTCGTCCGCCAGCTGCTGGCCCTGGACCCGCTCTTCCATACGGAGCGGGCCCGAAGCCTGTGGCTGGACGCCGCCCGGCGGAACCTGCAGGGCGAACTGGGTCAGCGGTAGGCGGTGATGAACGGCCTGTCCGTGGGCACGATCTGCTTGCCCAGCGGCATCAGCGAAACCGGGATCAGCTTCAGGTTGGCGATGGCCAGCGGGATGCCGATGATGGTCAGCGCCATGGCGACGGCCGTGACGACGTGCCCAATCGCGATCCAGATGCCGGCCACCAGCAGCCAGATCACGTTGCCGAGCAGCGAAAACACACCGTTGCCGCCCGGCTTATCCACCACCATCCGCCCGAAGGGCCACAGGGTGTAGGACGCAATCCGGAAGGAGGCGATACCCCACGGGATGGTCACGATGAGCAGGCAGCAGATAACGCCGGCGGCGAAGTAACCAAGCGCCAGCCAGAAACCGCCGAAAACCAGCCAGATGATGTTCAGGAGTGTCTTCATCCGTCCATTCTGCCGGTCGGGGAGCCTGAAGTGCCTCGGGATCTGCCCTGATTTAACCCTTAACCTTCAGCGGGCGGACCTTCGGCTCTGGCAACATCAGCCCCTTGGCTCAGGCGCGGGACCCCGGCAGCCGCGACCAGCAGCGCCAGGAGCCCAAGGCCCAGCGGGAGCGAAGCGGCGGTGGCCACGGCACCCACCAGGAGCGGGCCGCCGGCGTCACCGAGTTCGCGTCCCAGCTCGGCCGACCCCATGGTCCGTCCCATCCTGTCCTTCGGCGTGCTGTCCGCCAGATGCGCAAAGCCCAGCGGCGTGGCCGCGCCGACGCCGGCGCCAATGACCGCCGCGGCGATAAAGATGGTGGCCGGCCCCGGGGCGACGGCCACGAGGGCGACCCCCGCGGCGGTGAGCAGCAGGCCCGTGCGCATCCCGCCGGCGTCGCCGATGCGGTGCATGTCGCGCATCGCTCCGATCCGCGGCTGGACCAGCAGGGAGGCGACGGCCAGCACGCTGACGGCGGCGGTGCCTGCCGCCGGGTCCAGGCCGTGTTGCACGGCCAGGGCCGGAAGGAACCCGATGGCCGCCCCCATGGCCGCCATCGATGCTGCCAGCACCAGGGTGGGCACCAGGAACCGGCGCTCGGCAACCTGCCGGGCCAGGTCCAGGACGGTGTACCGCTGGCGCGGCAGCGGCGGCAGGTGCGGCACGGCCAAAAGGACCCAGACGGCGGTGGCCGCGGCAAGTACTGAAAGAGCACCGAACAGCAGCGCAAAACCACCGGCGGCTATCAGTGCGGCACCGAGCAGAGGGCCGATCACATACCCGAGGCTCTTCCAGGATCCGTACCTGCCGAAGAAGGTTCCGGCATTCTTCCCTGCCGACAGCCGGGCCACCATCGCCGACGACGCCGGGGAGAACGCCGAGGCGGCGGCGCCCTGGCCCAGCCGGGCCAGGCCAAGCAGCAGCGGATCGGCCGCCCACAGCCCGATCAGGGACAGGACGGCAAAGCCGATGAGCCCGCCGACGATGACCGGTTTGGCGCCGATCCGGTCGCTCAACGCGCCAAAGACGGGCTTGAGGAACACCTCGGAAATGTCGTAGACAGCCAGCAGGATGCCCAGGTTCAGCAGGGTGAGGCCGATGTTGCCGCTCTGGGCGCCCATGCCGGCGGCGATGCTGTGCGCGCCGAACGCGGTCACGAATCCGGCAGCGTAGAGGGGCGCCGCGGGTGTCCGGGCGCGCATCGCCTGAGTCACGGGACTGTGCATGTTGGGGTCATGGGGCTGTGCAGTTGGGTCACGGGCAGCTTGGCGGTCAGCCTTTGGCTGCCGTCACGAACGCCCTGATCTTTGCCAGGTCCTTCACTCCCCTGCTTTGTTCGACGCCGGAGGAGACATCCACACCCCACGCCCCCGCGTCGCGCGCGGCCTGGGACACGTTGGCGGGATCAAGGCCGCCGGCCAGGAGCCACTGCCGTCCCTCCAGGCCCTTGGCGCGAACGGAGCCGTAGTCCCAGGCCTCGCCGGAACCGGGCACCGCGGCGTCGATGAGCAGCAGTTCCTCGCCCCAGTCGGCAAACGCGTCCGATGCGGCGCCCATGGTGACGGCGCGGATGACTTTCATGCCGGCGTCGTGCGCTGTTTTTACGTCGTCCGGGGTGCGCTCACCGTGGAGCTGGATCCAGCTCAGCCCGGCGGCGCGGGCGATGGCCACGGCGTCCACGGCCGGTTCGGTACGGAAAACGCCGACGGCGGCCACACCGTCGGGCACGGCCTTCACGAGCTGCGTGACCTGCGCTGGTGACACCACCCGGGGGCTGGCTGTCAGGACAAAGCCGACCGCGTCCGCTCCGGCCTCCACGGCTTCCCGGACTGATTCGGGCGTGCTCAGGCCGCAGACTTTGACGAACATTTACCGGCTCCTTGTAGTTGTACGCGTCGCCCACGACCCGCAGCGATCCGTCGCCGACTTTACGCGGGGAAGGAGGGCGCGGGCAACGCCCGGATAGGCTGGGCTGATGCAGATCATCCGCTTCGCCGACCTCAAACCCCAGCCCTGGCGCAACGGCGGCGGGGTCACCCGCGAACTGGCCAGCCATCGCGGCCCGGCTTCATCTGCAGACGGGGCATGGGACTGGCGGGTCAGCATCGCCGACGTCACCGGTGCCGGGGAGTACTCCGCTTTTCCGGGGATGGAACGGGTGCTGACGGTCGTCGAGGGCGAACTGCTGCTGCTGGCCGTGGACGGGACCGAGCACCCGCTCGAAAAGTACCGGCCCTTCCGCTTCCCCGGCGGCGCGGCTTCCTCCTCCGCCCTGCCCACCGGGGACGTCCGCAACCTCAACGTCATCACCCGCGACGGGGCCTTCAAGGCGTACACCTCGATCGTTGAGCTGTCCAAGAAGCGCGCCCATCCGGTGTTTGAGGGCCAGCTGGGCATCCTGCTGCAGGGACAGGCCGCGGTCAGCCCGGGGAATGCAGGCAGCCCCGGAGGCGCCGGGGCGGACGCTGAGTCCGCCAGCGGCGGGCAGGACGCACCTGTTTCACTCGGCCGCTACGACGCCGTGGTGGGTTCGGACAGCCACCCGCCGGAAATCCTGGGCCGCGGGTTCCTGGCCGTGGTGTCCATCGATCCGGTGACCGACTAAGCAGCTCTGGTCCCAGCGAGTGCCGGAACCTAGACTCGGTGCCATGACCAAGTCAAAATTCAGTGACCTCCTGCTGCTCCAGATCGGCAACGAATTCGCGGCCTCACAGCAGTACATTGCCGTGGCGGTCTGGTTCGCCAACCAGGACCTGCCACAGTTGGCCAAGTACTTCTACCGGCAGTCGGTGGAGGAACGCAACCACGCCATGATGATGGTCCAGTACATGGTGGACCGCGGCGTTTCGGTTCCCATTCCTGGTGTTCCCTCTGTCCGAAACGACTTCGCCTCGGTCACGGACCCGCTGGCACTCGCGCTCAAGCAGGAGAAGGAAGTCACCCGCAGCATCGAAAGCCTGTTCCGCGCGGCCAGGGCCGAGGACGACGCGCTCGGCGAACAGTTTATGCTCTGGTTCCTCAAGGAGCAGGTGGAGGAGGTCGCCTCGATGACCACCCTCCTGAACATCGCCGAGCGGGCGGAGAACAGCTTCGACATCGAGAACTTCGTTGCCCGGGAAACCATCGGCAACGGCGGCCGCGATTCCGGCGCACCGGAAGCGGCCGGCGGCTCCCTCTGACCTGGCTGCCCTTTAACCCGGGCGCCCGCTGGTGGTGAGATTTGCCACCAACGGTGGCCGCCGCCGTCGGGCGTTGCTATGGTAATTGCCAAGGTCCCTTTCCCGGACCTCCGGACGACGGTTCAGTACCCGGTGCGCGACAAGACTGGCCAAAGGATCTGTCATGTCGTGGTTCATCCTCATTCTTTCCGGCGCCCTCGAGGCGGTATGGGCGGCAGCGCTGCACCGGGCGTCCCAGTCTTCGGGCCGGCGCCGTGCCGCAGCCGGGGCCATCTTCCTCGTCGCGGTGCTGGCCAGCACCGCAGGCCTCGGCATCGCGATGCAGTCCATTCCCACCGGTACCGCCTACGCGGTGTGGGTCGGCGTGGGCGTCGTGCTGACGTCCGCCTACGCGATCGTGGCCAGAGTTGAACGGCCGACGGCGGCGCGGCTCCTGCTGCTCGCCGGTATCGCCGCATGCGTGGTTGGCCTGAAGGCGGTGGCCTGATGCTCGCGAAGCCTGCCACTGCCTGGATCATCCTGCTCGCCTCCGCCGTCCTGGAAGCCGTCTGGGCCACGGCCCTGGGCCTGTCCGACGGCCTGACCCGGCCACTGCCTACCGTTGTTTTCGTGGTGACGGCCGCACTCAGCATGCAGGGCCTGGGCATGGCGGTGAAGCACATCCCGCTCGGCACCGCCTACGCCGTCTGGGTGGGGATTGGCGCGGCACTGACGGTCGGCTGGGCCATGGCCACCGGCGTCGAGCCCTTCAGCCTCCTCAAGGTGCTGTTCATCGCGGGGATTGTGGGATGCGCGGCCGGGCTGAAGATGCTGCCGGCGGCCCCTGCCCGTCGGCGCGGGGCTGATCCGGCTCCCTAGACTGTCTCATCCCTAGACTGGGCTCATGGACACGCTCATTCACTCACTTCGGGACATCACCATCCGCCGGATCTCGGTCAGCGAGATGGACAACAACGTGTATCTGCTGACGGCCAAAGAGTCCGGTGCGCAGCTGCTGATTGACGCCGCGGACGACCTGCCGGCGATCCAGGGCCTGCTGGCGGACGCCACGGCGGACACGTCCGGCGAGCCGAAGCTGGCACTCATCGCCACCACGCACCAGCACTGGGACCACGTGCGCGCCCTGCCGGGCCTCGTCGAAGCCACCGGAGCCAAGACCGCTGCCGGCACCGACGACGCCCCGGAGCTGCCCGTGACGGTGGACGTGCTGCTGGATCACGGCGACGTGGGGAACTTCGACGGTTTCGACGTCACGGCCGTCCACTTGCGCGGCCACACCC
This window harbors:
- a CDS encoding DMT family transporter, with amino-acid sequence MSWFILILSGALEAVWAAALHRASQSSGRRRAAAGAIFLVAVLASTAGLGIAMQSIPTGTAYAVWVGVGVVLTSAYAIVARVERPTAARLLLLAGIAACVVGLKAVA
- a CDS encoding phosphoribosylanthranilate isomerase; protein product: MFVKVCGLSTPESVREAVEAGADAVGFVLTASPRVVSPAQVTQLVKAVPDGVAAVGVFRTEPAVDAVAIARAAGLSWIQLHGERTPDDVKTAHDAGMKVIRAVTMGAASDAFADWGEELLLIDAAVPGSGEAWDYGSVRAKGLEGRQWLLAGGLDPANVSQAARDAGAWGVDVSSGVEQSRGVKDLAKIRAFVTAAKG
- a CDS encoding MFS transporter produces the protein MHSPVTQAMRARTPAAPLYAAGFVTAFGAHSIAAGMGAQSGNIGLTLLNLGILLAVYDISEVFLKPVFGALSDRIGAKPVIVGGLIGFAVLSLIGLWAADPLLLGLARLGQGAAASAFSPASSAMVARLSAGKNAGTFFGRYGSWKSLGYVIGPLLGAALIAAGGFALLFGALSVLAAATAVWVLLAVPHLPPLPRQRYTVLDLARQVAERRFLVPTLVLAASMAAMGAAIGFLPALAVQHGLDPAAGTAAVSVLAVASLLVQPRIGAMRDMHRIGDAGGMRTGLLLTAAGVALVAVAPGPATIFIAAAVIGAGVGAATPLGFAHLADSTPKDRMGRTMGSAELGRELGDAGGPLLVGAVATAASLPLGLGLLALLVAAAGVPRLSQGADVARAEGPPAEG
- a CDS encoding HutD/Ves family protein, whose translation is MQIIRFADLKPQPWRNGGGVTRELASHRGPASSADGAWDWRVSIADVTGAGEYSAFPGMERVLTVVEGELLLLAVDGTEHPLEKYRPFRFPGGAASSSALPTGDVRNLNVITRDGAFKAYTSIVELSKKRAHPVFEGQLGILLQGQAAVSPGNAGSPGGAGADAESASGGQDAPVSLGRYDAVVGSDSHPPEILGRGFLAVVSIDPVTD
- a CDS encoding DMT family transporter, which gives rise to MLAKPATAWIILLASAVLEAVWATALGLSDGLTRPLPTVVFVVTAALSMQGLGMAVKHIPLGTAYAVWVGIGAALTVGWAMATGVEPFSLLKVLFIAGIVGCAAGLKMLPAAPARRRGADPAP
- a CDS encoding DUF4031 domain-containing protein produces the protein MAVYLDPPLWPAHETLFSHLISDTSLAELHAFAAAAGIPERAFDGDHYDVPQRRYDDLVAAGAIPVEARVLVRKLIASGLRIPARSRTKSLKTPLLNRWNMVMPGHDALFLDLLDRWSESHRRYHGCTHLLAVLEALDLLTAPARPPRTVLLAAWFHDAVYRGVAGEDEEESARLAELRLGQAGLPQADVDEVARLVRLTSDHRPEAGDDDGALLCDADLSVLGGEPEPYARYVAAVREDYAHIGDADFAAGRAAVVRQLLALDPLFHTERARSLWLDAARRNLQGELGQR
- a CDS encoding YccF domain-containing protein, with the translated sequence MKTLLNIIWLVFGGFWLALGYFAAGVICCLLIVTIPWGIASFRIASYTLWPFGRMVVDKPGGNGVFSLLGNVIWLLVAGIWIAIGHVVTAVAMALTIIGIPLAIANLKLIPVSLMPLGKQIVPTDRPFITAYR
- a CDS encoding MBL fold metallo-hydrolase encodes the protein MDTLIHSLRDITIRRISVSEMDNNVYLLTAKESGAQLLIDAADDLPAIQGLLADATADTSGEPKLALIATTHQHWDHVRALPGLVEATGAKTAAGTDDAPELPVTVDVLLDHGDVGNFDGFDVTAVHLRGHTPGSVALVYRDPGGPAHIFSGDSLFPGGVGNTQKDPERFNQLLKDVTDRIFDVYPDDTVVHPGHGKPTTLGAERPHLEEWRARGW
- a CDS encoding ferritin; amino-acid sequence: MTKSKFSDLLLLQIGNEFAASQQYIAVAVWFANQDLPQLAKYFYRQSVEERNHAMMMVQYMVDRGVSVPIPGVPSVRNDFASVTDPLALALKQEKEVTRSIESLFRAARAEDDALGEQFMLWFLKEQVEEVASMTTLLNIAERAENSFDIENFVARETIGNGGRDSGAPEAAGGSL
- a CDS encoding glycosyltransferase, whose protein sequence is MRAHVSDLEVSVVVPARNAARWLGECLESIRAEKPREIIVVDGCSTDNTVEIARSMGARVISDEGRGLPAARMLGVKNARSDLVALIDADVVLPPGALGGLLDEFKACGYDGLQFGLVSEADGPGYWGAALAWHHINSRVRSWFGVCATLMCRNVLLSVAFDDTFRSGEDIELRIRLEEAGYRLGVSSTTAVRHRFMDSFDAARDQWLQDGAGLARTVRKHPGRAGWLVLLPLLATIRGVGLSLLHAPRFLAYWACFLVYNYRSMFGELMRPSGAGLSVGGNAAWLTAARVAPMATGFLFWALAAIMLPPAQLGMGSAVVAAALLTVQLGMLGVGPATLTLLPEQSDGGRRLVASSLLTVGVSTVILSGAVAGVTYALGSGVGLAWNDPVLTGLFAATAVFAAAAYQLDHVGVAQERSDRTLVRSLAQSVVQLAVLALALAGGIREVAVVVGAVAAGALASVVLGLRQLQRAKVSPDWKHGFRVGPALRLLKPGLPNHALMLADRAPGYLLPLIVAAVLGPAATASWYMVWMMASAIFFVPQSAGFSLQTALAGDRSRPGLVSSALKASLGFTLAAAVMLLAAGPFLLRFLGPEYAAAAILLPVLVPALLLGCVTQVYFGLCRARGRLAEATSVAVSAAVLIVVPAAFAAQQFGLTGVSALWSAAQAAAALVAVWRLRMLTTAMPAAGPVQVASAVLNQPTEFEKP